The following proteins are co-located in the Spirosoma montaniterrae genome:
- the nuoF gene encoding NADH-quinone oxidoreductase subunit NuoF, whose protein sequence is MGKKILTEHINVPGIETFDVYRKQGGYTAVEKALKTMTPDAIVDEVKKAGVRGRGGAGFPMGMKWSFLAKPEGVPRYLVCNADESEPGTFKDHYLMKNIPHLLIEGMIVSSFALGANKSFIYVRGELMYVIHILEKAIAEATAKGFLGKNILGSGYDLELVVQPGGGAYICGEETALLESLEGKRGNPRNKPPFPAVKGLYQCPTVVNNVESIATTPWIINNGGEAYASVGIGRSTGTKLISASGHINKPGVYEIELGVSVEDFIYADEWCGGVRPGHKFKALVAGGSSVPILPANLALTLANGEKRLMTYESLSDGGFATGTMLGSGGFILFDETACIVRNTWNFSRFYHHESCGQCSPCREGTGWMEKVLHRIEHGHGNERDIDLLVDVAKKIEGNTICPLGDAAAWPVASAIRHFRDEFMWHITNPQEATQPGAVYRGEMALV, encoded by the coding sequence ATGGGCAAGAAAATCTTAACCGAACATATCAACGTTCCGGGCATCGAAACCTTCGATGTGTACCGGAAACAGGGTGGTTATACCGCTGTTGAAAAGGCGTTGAAAACCATGACGCCCGACGCCATTGTTGACGAAGTAAAGAAGGCAGGCGTTCGGGGCCGGGGTGGCGCAGGCTTCCCGATGGGCATGAAATGGAGTTTTCTGGCAAAGCCAGAGGGCGTTCCCCGCTACCTCGTCTGCAATGCCGACGAATCGGAGCCGGGTACGTTTAAGGATCACTACCTGATGAAAAACATCCCGCACCTGCTGATAGAAGGGATGATTGTTTCCTCGTTTGCGCTGGGTGCCAACAAGTCGTTCATTTATGTGCGGGGTGAGTTGATGTATGTGATTCACATTCTCGAAAAAGCCATTGCCGAAGCAACGGCGAAGGGTTTTCTGGGAAAAAATATTCTTGGCAGCGGCTACGATCTCGAATTGGTAGTGCAGCCGGGCGGGGGTGCTTATATCTGCGGTGAAGAAACGGCTCTGCTCGAATCGTTGGAAGGTAAACGCGGAAATCCGCGCAATAAACCACCGTTTCCAGCAGTAAAAGGGCTGTATCAGTGCCCAACTGTAGTGAACAACGTGGAGTCAATTGCTACGACTCCCTGGATTATCAACAACGGCGGTGAAGCTTATGCGAGTGTGGGCATTGGGCGCAGTACTGGCACAAAACTGATTTCAGCATCGGGGCATATTAACAAACCGGGGGTGTATGAAATTGAACTGGGTGTTTCGGTCGAAGACTTTATCTATGCCGACGAGTGGTGTGGCGGTGTTCGTCCGGGTCATAAATTCAAAGCACTCGTAGCAGGTGGCTCGTCGGTCCCTATTCTACCGGCCAACCTCGCACTAACGCTGGCAAACGGCGAAAAACGGCTGATGACCTACGAATCGTTGTCAGACGGTGGCTTTGCAACCGGCACTATGCTGGGTTCGGGCGGTTTCATTCTTTTCGACGAAACGGCCTGCATTGTGCGTAACACGTGGAATTTCTCGCGGTTCTACCACCACGAGTCGTGTGGGCAGTGTAGCCCCTGTCGGGAAGGCACTGGCTGGATGGAAAAAGTTTTACACCGGATTGAACACGGCCACGGCAACGAACGCGATATTGACCTGCTGGTAGATGTTGCAAAGAAAATAGAGGGTAACACCATTTGCCCACTGGGCGATGCGGCTGCGTGGCCCGTAGCCAGTGCCATTCGTCACTTCCGCGACGAATTCATGTGGCACATTACTAATCCGCAGGAAGCTACACAACCAGGTGCAGTATATCGGGGTGAGATGGCCTTAGTATAG
- the nuoE gene encoding NADH-quinone oxidoreductase subunit NuoE — protein sequence MTTETKSTIQFTPERLAKAQEIIARYPEGKQKSALLPLLHLLQEQEGWTPAEGMDYVAGLLDIEPIEVYEVASFYTMYHLNPVGKHVIEYCRTGPCCLMGGEEVYAHLKQRLGIDTGQTTVDGQFTLKEVECLAACGMGPVFQIREKYYMNLTNERVDEIIDELSK from the coding sequence ATGACAACCGAGACCAAATCCACCATACAGTTTACCCCGGAGCGGCTGGCAAAGGCGCAGGAAATCATTGCCCGATATCCTGAAGGAAAGCAGAAATCGGCCCTATTGCCGCTATTACATTTGTTGCAGGAACAGGAAGGCTGGACACCTGCTGAGGGCATGGACTACGTGGCCGGGCTGCTCGACATCGAACCCATCGAGGTTTATGAGGTAGCTTCGTTCTACACCATGTATCACCTCAACCCCGTTGGCAAGCACGTCATTGAATACTGTCGTACTGGCCCATGCTGCCTGATGGGGGGTGAAGAGGTGTACGCTCATCTAAAGCAACGACTCGGTATCGATACCGGTCAAACCACCGTCGACGGGCAGTTTACGCTCAAAGAGGTAGAATGTCTGGCCGCTTGTGGTATGGGGCCGGTGTTTCAGATTCGCGAGAAATATTACATGAACCTGACCAACGAGCGCGTAGACGAAATCATTGACGAACTGTCGAAATAG
- the nuoD gene encoding NADH dehydrogenase (quinone) subunit D: MVSEELDIAQQNLPAEQGPVQYVNELTTLNLGPTHPATHGIFQNVLQMDGEKIVSGEQTIGYIHRAFEKIAERRPFYQITTLTDRMNYCSSPINNMGWHMTVEKLLGIEVPKRAQYIRVIMMELARLADHLICNGILGVDTGAFTGFLYIYQERENIYEIYEEVCGARLTTNMGRIGGMERDLSPTAIRKIRELLPRFRKVLAEFESLFNRNRIFMDRIIGVGGITAERALSYGFTGPNLRAAGVDYDVRVMNPYSSYQDFEFDIPVGQSGDTYDRFMVRNAEMWESLRIIEQAINNLPEGPYYADAPQYYLPPKSEVYKNMEALIYHFKIVMGEIDAPIGEVYHAVEGGNGELGFYLISDGGRAPYRLHFRRPCFIYYQAYPEMCKGLTLSDAIVIMSSMNVIAGELDA, translated from the coding sequence ATGGTTTCCGAAGAACTGGATATAGCCCAACAGAACCTGCCCGCCGAGCAAGGCCCCGTTCAGTACGTAAACGAACTGACAACGCTGAATCTCGGTCCTACACACCCTGCCACGCACGGCATTTTTCAGAACGTGCTGCAAATGGATGGTGAGAAGATTGTTTCGGGCGAACAAACCATTGGTTACATTCACCGGGCGTTCGAGAAAATCGCCGAACGGCGGCCTTTTTACCAGATCACGACCCTTACCGACCGCATGAACTATTGCTCAAGTCCTATCAACAATATGGGCTGGCACATGACGGTCGAAAAACTACTGGGCATCGAGGTACCGAAGCGGGCGCAATACATTCGGGTCATCATGATGGAACTGGCCCGGTTGGCCGATCACCTGATTTGTAATGGCATTCTGGGCGTTGACACAGGGGCGTTTACAGGCTTCCTGTACATCTACCAAGAGCGCGAAAATATCTACGAAATCTACGAAGAAGTCTGCGGAGCACGCCTGACCACCAACATGGGCCGCATCGGTGGTATGGAGCGCGACCTTTCGCCAACGGCTATTCGGAAAATCAGAGAATTGCTCCCGCGTTTCCGCAAAGTACTGGCTGAGTTTGAGAGTTTGTTCAATCGCAACCGTATTTTCATGGACCGTATCATTGGCGTGGGTGGCATTACGGCTGAGCGGGCGTTGAGCTACGGCTTTACCGGACCAAACCTCAGAGCGGCTGGTGTCGATTATGATGTTCGGGTCATGAACCCCTACTCGTCTTATCAGGACTTTGAGTTTGATATTCCGGTTGGGCAGAGTGGCGATACGTATGATCGTTTCATGGTTCGTAACGCCGAAATGTGGGAGAGTCTGCGCATTATTGAGCAGGCCATCAACAACCTGCCCGAAGGCCCGTATTATGCCGATGCTCCTCAGTATTACCTGCCGCCAAAGTCTGAAGTGTATAAAAACATGGAAGCCCTCATTTATCACTTCAAAATTGTGATGGGCGAAATCGACGCGCCCATAGGCGAAGTATACCATGCCGTTGAAGGTGGTAATGGCGAGCTGGGTTTCTACCTGATCAGCGACGGAGGCCGTGCTCCTTACCGGCTTCACTTCCGGCGTCCGTGCTTTATCTATTATCAGGCATATCCGGAAATGTGCAAAGGACTAACGTTATCGGATGCCATCGTAATCATGAGTAGCATGAATGTGATTGCGGGCGAGTTAGATGCGTAA